The Zingiber officinale cultivar Zhangliang chromosome 10A, Zo_v1.1, whole genome shotgun sequence genome contains a region encoding:
- the LOC122026553 gene encoding protein LIM3-like: MAHHRAPFFVCAIAIVAALLLSAASPASAQFCGADLGDLLADCMKYVRIPGPKVNPSAACCAEIKKVDLPCLCDNLPPGIEKRISLEKAVFVARKCGKTVRKGTKCGDFTVPSLM; encoded by the exons ATGGCGCACCACAGGGCTCCCTTCTTCGTCTGTGCGATAGCCATCGTCGCCGCTTTACTACTCTCGGCCGCCTCGCCTGCGAGCGCCCAGTTCTGCGGAGCAGACCTTGGCGACCTCCTCGCAGACTGCATGAAGTACGTTAGGATCCCGGGCCCCAAGGTGAACCCCTCCGCAGCGTGCTGCGCCGAAATCAAGAAGGTCGACTTGCCGTGCCTGTGCGATAATCTCCCGCCGGGTATCGAAAAGAGGATCAGCTTGGAGAAGGCGGTCTTCGTCGCCAGGAAGTGCGGGAAGACGGTGCGCAAAGGAACCAAGTGCGGAG ACTTCACGGTTCCTTCATTGATGTGA
- the LOC122027729 gene encoding uncharacterized protein LOC122027729 isoform X1 codes for MSKLSSGGTAAGASSNKSSEGWKKRIIVPTVLAGVVGGGVGLISKHRKALGVGTTAASFAANFAIVTGCYYKRKNTHDKDAGAAVSETSNPETTIPVVTTINKEKAIMVYNLHMTHGSNSVKLMIQASYFGII; via the exons ATGTCGAAGCTCTCGTCGGGTGGGACGGCCGCGGGTGCCTCCAGCAACAAATCCTCGGAAGGTTGGAAGAAGCGCATCATTGTTCCCACCGTACTCGCGG GGGTCGTTGGCGGAGGAGTTGGTTTGATCTCGAAGCATCGGAAAGCTCTTGGCGTCGGTACCACCGCAGCTTCCTTTGCGGCTAACTTTGCCATCGTCACCGGATGCTACTATA AAAGAAAGAATACGCATGATAAGGATGCTGGTGCAGCTGTGTCAGAGACATCAAATCCAGAAACCACAATTCCAGTGGTGACAACAATCAACAAGGAAAAGGCTATCATGGTCTACAATTTACACATGACACATGGAAGCAATAGTGTCAAGTTGATGATTCAAGCATCTTATTTTGGTATTATATAG
- the LOC122026554 gene encoding protein LIM3-like — protein MAHHKAPFFVCAIAIVAALLLSAASPASAQFCGADLGDLLADCMKYVRIPGPKVNPSAACCAEIKKVDLPCLCDNLPPGIEKRISLEKAVFVARKCGKTVRKGTKCGDFTVPLM, from the exons ATGGCGCACCACAAGGCTCCCTTCTTCGTCTGTGCGATAGCCATCGTCGCCGCTTTACTACTCTCGGCCGCCTCGCCTGCGAGCGCCCAGTTCTGCGGAGCAGACCTCGGCGACCTCCTCGCCGACTGCATGAAGTACGTTAGGATCCCGGGCCCCAAGGTGAACCCCTCCGCAGCGTGCTGCGCCGAAATCAAGAAGGTCGACTTGCCGTGCCTGTGCGATAATCTCCCGCCGGGTATCGAAAAGAGGATCAGCTTGGAGAAGGCGGTCTTCGTCGCCAGGAAGTGCGGGAAGACGGTGCGCAAAGGAACCAAGTGCGGAG ACTTCACGGTTCCATTGATGTGA
- the LOC122027729 gene encoding uncharacterized protein LOC122027729 isoform X2: MSKLSSGGTAAGASSNKSSEGWKKRIIVPTVLAGVVGGGVGLISKHRKALGVGTTAASFAANFAIVTGCYYTVSETSNPETTIPVVTTINKEKAIMVYNLHMTHGSNSVKLMIQASYFGII; encoded by the exons ATGTCGAAGCTCTCGTCGGGTGGGACGGCCGCGGGTGCCTCCAGCAACAAATCCTCGGAAGGTTGGAAGAAGCGCATCATTGTTCCCACCGTACTCGCGG GGGTCGTTGGCGGAGGAGTTGGTTTGATCTCGAAGCATCGGAAAGCTCTTGGCGTCGGTACCACCGCAGCTTCCTTTGCGGCTAACTTTGCCATCGTCACCGGATGCTACTATA CTGTGTCAGAGACATCAAATCCAGAAACCACAATTCCAGTGGTGACAACAATCAACAAGGAAAAGGCTATCATGGTCTACAATTTACACATGACACATGGAAGCAATAGTGTCAAGTTGATGATTCAAGCATCTTATTTTGGTATTATATAG
- the LOC122027729 gene encoding uncharacterized protein LOC122027729 isoform X3, with amino-acid sequence MSKLSSGGTAAGASSNKSSEGWKKRIIVPTVLAGVVGGGVGLISKHRKALGVGTTAASFAANFAIVTGCYYRCGSVRIKQSTPIHRNFVKLTSSIT; translated from the exons ATGTCGAAGCTCTCGTCGGGTGGGACGGCCGCGGGTGCCTCCAGCAACAAATCCTCGGAAGGTTGGAAGAAGCGCATCATTGTTCCCACCGTACTCGCGG GGGTCGTTGGCGGAGGAGTTGGTTTGATCTCGAAGCATCGGAAAGCTCTTGGCGTCGGTACCACCGCAGCTTCCTTTGCGGCTAACTTTGCCATCGTCACCGGATGCTACTATA GATGTGGATCTGTCAGAATAAAACAGAGTACTCCTATACACAGGAATTTTGTCAAACTAACCTCGTCTATAACTTGA